From Theileria orientalis strain Shintoku DNA, chromosome 4, complete genome, the proteins below share one genomic window:
- a CDS encoding peroxiredoxin 1, which translates to MLAKVGLQAPNFKCEAVMPDGSFKEISLGDYLSKKYVVLFFYPLDFTFVCPTEIVAFNDAVAQFEQRNVQLLACSVDSKFCHLAWRNTPRDKAGVGQVKFPMLADLTKEVATNYGVLDDSGVALRGLFLIDKKGVLQHQLVNNLPLGRNVNEVLRLVDALQVFETKGEVCPANWKLGDKGMAPTTEGVIAHLTTKLS; encoded by the exons atgcTCGCTAAGGTTGGACTTCAGGCTCCCAACTTCAAGTGCGAGGCAGTGATGCCCGACGGATCCTTTAAAGAAATTTCCCTGGGCGATTACCTCTCCAAAAAGTACGtcgtcctcttcttctACCCGCTCGACTTTACCTTCGTTTGTCCTACTGAAATAGTAGCCTTCAACGACGCAGTTGCACAGTTCGAACAGAGAAACGTTCAGCTTCTGGCCTGCAGCGTCGACTCAAAATTCTGCCACTTGGCCTGGAGAAACACTCCACGCGACAAGGCTGGAGTTGGCCAGGTCAAGTTTCCGATGTTGGCGGATTTGACCAAGGAGGTTGCAACGAATTACGGAGTCCTGGACGACTCAGGTGTAGCATTGAGAGGCCTCTTTTTGATCGACAAGAAGGGCGTTCTCCAGCACCAGCTGGTTAATAACCTTCCATTAGGACGTAAT GTAAATGAGGTGCTAAGACTAGTGGACGCTCTCCAGGTCTTCGAGACGAAGGGCGAGGTCTGCCCTGCAAACTGGAAACTAGGTGATAAGGGAATGGCACCCACCACTGAGGGTGTTATAGCCCATTTAACGACTAAACTGTCTTGA